TTTTCGCGATGGCGAACCGCCTGCCGAAGGCATTGGGTGAATTATTAGAAAATGAGAAAATCCAATTTATGAGTGAACTAGAGCAATTTGATTTATTACAACTAGTCAAACAAGCTCAAGCCAAACTCAGCACAGCCAAGTTGCTTTTTGAAGCAACGGATAGACAAGTCGGGATTGATATGGCGACTTTAATGCCTGGGCATAAGTTGGTAAGCGAATGTTGGAAAATGGCAATGCTCTACCGTCAGTCAAAATCAGAGTGATTTACTTTGTAATAAAACACTACATAAGTCGTAACGATAGAAAAAAAACCTTAACATTATTTTCATAAAAAAATAATGTATCCCATGTTACAGTAATCCTCACAGGATTACAAAATATCTCATCACAAATAGTTAATTGAACATTCGCCATCACCGTCAATCACGGTTTAGCGAAAATTAAGCACTACGATATAAAGTTTTAAAACTTG
This sequence is a window from Anabaena sphaerica FACHB-251. Protein-coding genes within it:
- a CDS encoding DUF2605 family protein; amino-acid sequence: MANRLPKALGELLENEKIQFMSELEQFDLLQLVKQAQAKLSTAKLLFEATDRQVGIDMATLMPGHKLVSECWKMAMLYRQSKSE